A region of the Apium graveolens cultivar Ventura chromosome 6, ASM990537v1, whole genome shotgun sequence genome:
GGTAGATGGGGATGTTATCATAACAGTTTTAACGGAAAAGAAGACCTGGAACCAGGGAGGTGCAAAAGAACAGATGGGAAGAAGTGGAGGTGCTCAAGGGAAGCTCACAGGGAATCCAAATACTGCGAGAGGCACATGCACAGAGGCCGAAACAGTTCACGAAAGCCTGTGACTAATGCCACTAATACTACCTCACCACTTATTAAAATCCGCTCAAACTCTGTTCATGACCAGCCATCCAAACAAACTAGTACCCTGATTCACCCTGCTTCCCTCTACTCCCAGCCCTCTTCTAGGCATCACAACACCAGCACTCAGCAACAATTTTTGGAATGTAGATCCTTTTATCAGACGAATAAAGATTACAGGTTTGATGTCATGGGAAGTCTTGTACAAAACATAATTTAGGGAAATCTCTTGACTGCTGTTTGGATTTAATTTGATGCATGCAGGTTTATGCCAGGTAAAAGGGCTTTGTTCCCAATGGATTCCAAGACTGTGAGAAGCCAACATGAACCATATCAAACATCAAAAGTGGCTTCATCCGAGACcatcaatgatcatgatcagagAACACAAGAAGAATGCAGAGATTTAAAGCAGCATTGCTTTATTCTTGGCAATGATTTTAGGCCAGCCAGGTCGATCAACGTGGATAGAAGAGAAGACAATCAAGAGGGACTTCACCATTTCTCTAGCGAGTGGCCTCTCAAAAGCAAATCTCACTGGCTTCACAACAGAGAAAACCAATCAGATCATGCATCAACATCAACGCCCTTGTCCACGCTACAGTTATTTCAGTCAAAACCAATTGATCATTGGTAGTAGTATTAACTAAGTTTATATATTCGAAATCTCTTATTATCTTCAGCCGTGGCTTTTTATAAGTTACCCaagtttcattttgattcttTCTCTTGCCTTAAATCATAGAAAGATAATTAATATACTAGGCGACGAGCTCACAAGATTATATAAGAATATTACAAATACTTGTTAATAGGTGCTGAAATATGCACAAAATGTCTAAGCAAAGGTGACATAGTTAAGCTAATCAGTTATCATCAATAATGCCATGGTATATAGTCCTTAAAAATGAGTGCACCTGTCTTAAGCCAACATACATTCATTatgtgcccgtttgggaaatcttaaaataagtaacttatgacttaaaatgattaagtgcgaaataagtgataagttgataaatacttataagttctataagtgtttggataaatttacttataagtcagaattttttttacttaaatgaattaaaacaaataattattaaatataattatcttagctcatgaatcttaaattagaaaatatttaaaaatttatattttaaaatcaaaactttagaaaaaagtgaaaaaatgaaaataagttggaaaaaagtacgtcactgccaactttcaacttatcagcttataagttgtaaattcagcttataagttgggtcgacaaacactcgtcgataagctGTTAAGGGCTTATAAGCCATAAGTGGCTTATAAGTTGGCCGCCAAACAGGCCCTATATCAGTTATTCGGTAAGAAGAAAAATGTCAGAATTTACCCGAGATTTTCTTCTAATAAGGAACCTACAAATAATTCATCTCCGCTATAACATGATTGTATAGCTCAAGTGGTTAAGAGATTATTATCTATTGTCGTGGTACGATCCTCCCATATCCCGAGAATTTCTTAAAACCGATACTCATTTTTAAGACTATAAGAGCAAGTTCAACACTATGCTAGTAACttccttataaatattataaaatattaacttTTAACAAGGTAAGACATGGTTTTATGTTTCAACTTCAACAATAATCCCTAAATTCAtcccttattattattattattattataataaacGTGAAAAGATATGGGTAAAAAGTAGAAGAAAGGGAGACAAAAAAAATGGAAGAAAGAGTGTGaaacaatttttttattaataaaagtGATTTAAGGGAGGGATAGTAATTCTTTAAAGATAAGTTATGAAGATGATATCTTAGGAGGCCTTTGAATGCATTGTGGGAAAGGAAATCGGGAATGGAAATGGAGCGTATGAGAATGGGGGTTAACGAGATTGTGAATGAAATGGAAACCTAAGGGGTATGGTGGGTTTAATTTACCCAACAAGAGGGAATGGAGTTCCTATTCTCCACCACTAAATTAGAAATCCAAATACTATTACCTGGATTTAAGGTTCACCATCAACCAAACACCCCCTTAGTCATTTGAGAAAGCACTAAGATATTCTTAGAGCATAAATTTATGTCAATACTCTTACAACATAAATTTATGTCAAATTTTTTATAATTGAACTTGAGAGCTTATATAAAAAAGCTGTTTGACTTGCATAAATCATattagtaaaaaaaaaatattactcCATTTCTACGACATCTGACATCTATATTATTCATTAATTTCAACCAGAAATGATAAAACCAAGGAGCTGAACACGGAGAATCAGTTACAAATTTTGTGAAGTAACTTCTTTATTGTAATTTGTAATCTTTACTACTTGTTTTAGAAATTATAATTATGAAATAATGTATACAACCAAACCAAACTTAGAAGTTAGACTTGTCGTAGTTGCAACAAGCAAGGCTGCCACTCTTGTTTGCAGAGACTATAAGCACTTCGTAAAAATGTAGTACTATAAATACTACAGGCCCAGCTAGTGTTCTTATTTGGGCTTCCTTGGGCTGATGATACACGAGTCACAGTACATGGACTTGTCACATTCCGAAAATAGATTGTGAAAGTCCCTCTCTATTGTTCACAAAATAGTGATTCCAGTTTTAGTTTTTCTTGTACACAAAATTATTTCAGGTTAATCGGAGTGTATTGACAAGCAGGCCTGGATGTGGCTTTGTAGGCTGCTTTGCTACGTCTACGCCCATCATACACGTGCtcttcaaaaaaaaaaaattctttttttaCTATGGTGATCAGATTTGTGAATACAACAAAGTAAAATCTGAAATCACCGTAATATATATTGTCAGAGACGATGTCATGATATTATATTATGACATTTCCCTTTGATAAACAAAGACGATGTCTTATATTATGGATATTTGCCTTTAATAAACAACTCACTTTTCACTGGATCATGAGCATTTATTTTCGGGATAATGTTGAAATTTAAAAGGCACTACTAATATATTTGATAATCTAATTGTTAAGACGAATGAAACAGTCTATTTTATAAATGGGACAGACTCTTTAATTAATGAGACAGACTCAATTAATTCGCAAAAtgtaaattattaaaatataaaaacaaTAATAATCAGAAATTAAATAATACAGAACAACAAGAGTTTCCACTTGGTTCGACCCCTACTCATATTGTATCGCCTACATGTAAGTGCTCATATCAACTAGCATggagaatgtattatatcaactccaataaaagaacttacaatctTTCTTGATTACAAACGGATAGCCACGAAAGAACCATTTTCCTTAGCATACTTGCTGCCTAGTAGTAATGTTATCACTTTACCCACTGGCTATCTTGGCTAGTCATTTGAAATCAAAACCTTGCCACAACATGGCATAAGTTGATACGAATATACGCAACGAACAATGATAAatgtttacaactcaaactagcTTCTTATTTGACTGAATATTCAAGATGTAAAACAAGAGAGGTTTTCAGAATGTATAAAGATAGAGTGTGTAAGCATTAGTTTCAAATCTGAAAACTAGAGGTGTATTTATATGCCAAAAGTCTAACGGATTTAGTTTTCAAACAAAAGATAAGATAAGGTTGTTAAAACATATTGTTTGAAAACAATTTGAATAAGACTTTGGAGATAATCAGTTGGTTTGTTATAGATGATAAACCAGAATAAAGTTAAGGTTGATTTGTTTAAAATTAGGTTTATCAGAAAGAGTTTGTTTGAGATTAAATAGGATGAAGATACCCGGTCAAACTCGAATAAAACAAATCCTATCAAACCTAACAACTCTATGCTTTCAAACTGTGTTTGATCAAATTGCATTGTCTTCGGATATGTTTGCTGTTATATTTCTGTTACTGCAAAAATTCTCAGTAACATCCATAAATTATTTCATCATAAACCTGTATTccaacattctcccccttttatgatgatgacaaagagaATATAAAAGCTCCCCTGTCAAAAACACTTTAAGTCATGTTAAAGAGCTTAGTAGCAATAACAGTATGTTCATGCAGATGATAACATTTATGCAATAGTATAAATGAGTAACTGATATGAATGAGACACTTAGCATAAAAGAGACAATTTTAAAGCAACATCTAAACGATAAATGAAACATGGTATAGATAAATGAGACATGATATTGATAAAGAACATATAAATAACCCATTAAACCATGGTTTACCAACCATGTTCAGAAACCAATAAGAATGAGTTAAAAACCCATTCAGAAACTAAAACCAAGTTAAACCAAGTTCAAACAACCATAAAAAACATAACATAATTCAATTAAAAACATCATAATTTCTTCAAACTCAATCTGAATCGGAGAGATTAACACGTTCCTTGCCTTTGCCCTTGTCCTATATCTCCTTGGAAGGATTAACGGGTTCTTTTCCATATTCTGAAAAGAGCTGATCGAAAGATTCCTTATATGGGGCCTTCCCATCCCGCTCCTACAGGCTGCAGCCACTCGGAAATCTTGGACTTATATTCTTCTCGAGTTATCCCGAAGACCGATGATGGAGGTTTCACAGGGAGTGAAAGGGGTGCAGTAATCTCTTCCAGAGTACAATCATCAATCCAATCTTTCTTGCAATGCCAATACCTCTTCGTTTTATCTTGCATGGTAGAGAGCTGTTGAGAGAGAAACTTATCTCAGATCTAAGCTGAAAAACAGTTTGACAAACTCTTGTTCCCAAGCTTTTGCTGTATAGGTCATAAGCATGGAGAACACTGAGCTTGGCATTATTAGCATCCAAGGACTGAAAGACATGTTTGTTGAAAAGTTCGGGATGTAAAAGATCCCAAGGATTCAACAAAAGCAAAGTGTTGATTCAAAGAAGCAATAGCCTCTGAATTTTCATTCAATTTAATAAGCAAAGAGTTGAGAATAGTAGTATTATCCTGGTCATGAGGGTATGAGGCATAGTTGGGAGACTTAGGCAAACCGCCAAAAACACGATGAGAATCATCAAATAACAACTCATTCAAATCAGAAACAACCAAATTATTAATTGTCAAGGTAGACATATCAAACATAGTAACAATCTTATTAGACTTAACAAAAGGAGATAAAACTCGAAAAATCCTCAAAAACTTTTGTTAACAAACCAGTATAAGACAAATGCATGGATTCATAACTAGAGTAGTGACTCATGTTATGAATAATCAAGGAAGCCATATCACATATAGTCTTTTCACAAAAACAGAAAACAAAATAGAATCTTGAAAAGTGACTCGATCATAACCACTCTTACAAGGAAGAACAATTGTATGAAATAATTTAAACAAAAGCAGAGGGATGGGAGAGGTTTGATGGACGTAGAAATAAAATTATCACCGAGAATGGTCTTCAAATGCTTCTCGTATTGCAAGCCAAGAATATCTTCGAACCCTGATGGGAATTGTGGGGACAtggtgttagtgtttgtgccctagagacaacactatgatgttttagtttaagacattaggattattaatatttatgttctatcgattattccctttataatttatcaattcttaatttactgcgatataaatgttagattaataaatgtcctttgaatatgatatacaattttatatctttaagtacgtgacttagaaatgagattatgagaatagtatcaatattcgtaaaggtccctagtcgagtattattattaagggacaataataatgcattaagactagtgtgtttgttgactgatgatcacatctcattgatcataggtatagtgatactaaagtcaaagacacgggcatatgtatatgtacgtggtgctggacagacccg
Encoded here:
- the LOC141668925 gene encoding uncharacterized protein LOC141668925, with the translated sequence MMGNGQNRYLFTESQLEEFKHQALIYSYIVSGAPVPTDLLSDRKRKLDFSSTLFLHKQGRWGCYHNSFNGKEDLEPGRCKRTDGKKWRCSREAHRESKYCERHMHRGRNSSRKPVTNATNTTSPLIKIRSNSVHDQPSKQTSTLIHPASLYSQPSSRHHNTSTQQQFLECRSFYQTNKDYRFMPGKRALFPMDSKTVRSQHEPYQTSKVASSETINDHDQRTQEECRDLKQHCFILGNDFRPARSINVDRREDNQEGLHHFSSEWPLKSKSHWLHNRENQSDHASTSTPLSTLQLFQSKPIDHW